From a single Kitasatospora azatica KCTC 9699 genomic region:
- a CDS encoding Ig-like domain-containing protein: MLHLRRRVLALLATMLGLLLSIGLQPQPAAADPPQYTITVEPVAQTQIAGKWAYLTTHVRSASRSVDHVRVDIKIVSGPNTGPLASSWTDPSGDTTEEISYAYGSVQQLQMSVTEDNGAVDTAEPITVTWLPAATISLAPQAQTAYLGRPAALTATVTVPDGGTLPSSVDFAIQGANSGQSGSKPLVVDSPTSGHADFGYTSQSLTSDTVTASVFDSACVTDQSAAVTVDWQPPFAATLAPATQSAFTGRTASVTATIAQDGAPYSGGPVEFTVTSGPNASRTGSATTDADGHAVFRYSGSAAGRDSIEASFTDPAGATHRTNTVTVDWADAPITATGQDLAERECRRFTAAVAGFTVPDPQAAATEYAAVVDWGDDTRSSTGTVTGPTGGPFTVSGSHRYMWAGDYTVTVTITAVAHPSDHATATTRVRVG, translated from the coding sequence ATGCTCCACTTGCGAAGGCGCGTGCTCGCGCTCCTCGCGACGATGCTCGGCCTGCTGCTCTCGATCGGTCTGCAGCCGCAGCCCGCGGCCGCCGACCCGCCGCAGTACACGATCACCGTGGAGCCGGTGGCCCAGACCCAGATCGCCGGGAAGTGGGCCTACCTCACCACGCACGTCCGGTCCGCCAGCAGATCGGTCGACCACGTGCGGGTCGATATCAAGATCGTGTCCGGGCCGAACACCGGCCCGTTGGCCTCCTCGTGGACCGACCCTTCGGGGGACACCACCGAGGAGATCTCCTACGCCTACGGTTCCGTCCAGCAGCTCCAGATGAGCGTCACCGAGGACAACGGCGCGGTGGACACCGCCGAGCCGATCACCGTCACCTGGCTGCCCGCCGCCACGATCAGCCTCGCACCCCAGGCGCAGACGGCGTACCTGGGCCGGCCGGCGGCGCTGACCGCGACGGTGACGGTGCCGGACGGCGGCACGCTGCCGTCGAGCGTGGACTTCGCGATCCAGGGCGCCAACTCCGGCCAGTCCGGCTCCAAGCCGCTCGTGGTGGACAGCCCCACCTCGGGGCACGCCGACTTCGGGTACACCAGCCAGAGCCTCACCAGCGACACCGTCACGGCGAGCGTCTTCGACTCGGCCTGCGTGACCGACCAGTCCGCCGCGGTCACCGTCGACTGGCAGCCGCCGTTCGCCGCCACCCTCGCCCCCGCGACCCAGTCGGCGTTCACCGGTCGCACCGCCTCGGTCACGGCCACCATCGCCCAGGACGGCGCGCCGTACTCCGGCGGCCCGGTGGAGTTCACCGTCACCAGCGGTCCGAACGCGAGCCGGACCGGCAGCGCCACCACGGACGCCGACGGCCACGCCGTCTTCCGGTACAGCGGCAGCGCCGCCGGCCGGGACAGCATCGAGGCGAGCTTCACCGACCCGGCGGGCGCCACCCACCGCACGAACACCGTGACCGTCGACTGGGCCGACGCGCCGATCACCGCCACCGGTCAGGACCTGGCGGAGCGCGAGTGCCGCCGGTTCACCGCAGCGGTCGCCGGCTTCACCGTGCCCGACCCGCAGGCCGCCGCGACCGAGTACGCGGCCGTCGTGGACTGGGGTGACGACACCCGGAGCTCCACCGGCACCGTCACCGGCCCGACCGGCGGCCCGTTCACGGTCAGCGGCAGCCACCGCTACATGTGGGCCGGCGACTACACGGTCACCGTGACGATCACCGCCGTGGCCCACCCGTCCGACCACGCCACGGCGACCACCCGGGTCAGGGTCGGCTAG
- a CDS encoding AfsR/SARP family transcriptional regulator: protein MELQATPHNAVLRFQVLGPVQAWRDEQPLALGSPQQQAILTALLLHRGRPVTTQELVDGLWGDRPPPQAVAALRTYVSRLRSVIEPGREVRAPAELLISVRDGYALRIPDEALDLSVFDSLLAEAAQARQNASPEKTHQLLTSAIALWSGQPLAGIPGPYAEAQRQGLVEHHVAAREERSATALEIGMHAEIVSELSHLTAEHPLRERLRELLMLALYRSGRQAEALSVYSATRKLLIEELGVEPGASLAAMHSRILSADPTLMNSTTEPGIPVSESGPVPVPTPPAQLPADVSDFSGRAALVTDLREVLGRASGQAVVVTSLAGIGGVGKTTLAVHVAHSVRAEFPDGQLYVDLRGVSPTPADPAVVLGDFLFALGVTEAPEPFDQRVALYRSVLADRRMLIMLDNAHDAQQIAPLIPGVAGCAVLATSRSRLAGIPGAHLFDVEELTPAEALELFGAIAGRHRVEAEPEAALAVVTSCGFLPLAVRIAAARLASRPRWTVADLARRLADQRRRLDELQLGNLAVETTLGLGYGQLRPTEARAFRLLALVDCPDLPLSAVAALLGTSEDEAEEVAEALVEANMLECFTPGRYRYHDLLRLFAQKQREKVADLADTQAALLRLLALLVSTVRNAAQILEPDDQLIEPLQLLTHPGEPLSGADAARGWLRSELALILGAIDESIDGTPDLLRLAIDLLVTLNTVADEPNHAERIRRTLAIADTAASGRSDDAALARVRFALAFFAYMTGDYREAEQCFRDCLDLVGTQTPGLRSAASSALGSVLTASRPAEALPFLVEARDLSNALAAMGSSARIQGNIARVHLKLEQWDEAVESAVSAVATARASGNVRCLADTLYQFGVVLRATGSAAEAAAQLSEAHQLYQDQQQRLWEGLSLARLAGCLLADGQLAEAAKAAEEALTIATEMDTAYCQGLANAALGEALLRLGHPGRGLTCLTEAHEIFTRLGVPEAQAVRGLIDEQHTEPDSPFAP from the coding sequence ATGGAGCTTCAGGCAACGCCGCACAATGCCGTGCTGCGCTTCCAGGTGCTCGGACCCGTCCAGGCCTGGCGCGACGAGCAACCCCTCGCGCTGGGATCACCGCAGCAGCAGGCGATCCTGACCGCCCTGCTGCTGCACCGCGGCCGTCCGGTGACCACCCAGGAGCTGGTCGACGGCCTCTGGGGCGACCGCCCACCGCCGCAGGCGGTGGCCGCGCTGCGGACCTACGTCTCGCGCCTGCGCTCGGTGATCGAGCCCGGGCGCGAAGTCCGTGCGCCCGCCGAGCTGCTGATCTCGGTGCGGGACGGTTATGCATTGCGCATTCCGGACGAAGCGCTCGATCTCTCGGTTTTCGATTCACTGCTCGCCGAGGCCGCGCAGGCCCGGCAGAACGCCAGTCCCGAGAAGACGCACCAGCTGCTGACCTCGGCGATCGCCCTGTGGAGCGGCCAGCCGCTGGCCGGGATTCCGGGCCCGTACGCCGAGGCCCAGCGGCAGGGTCTGGTGGAGCATCATGTCGCGGCCCGCGAGGAACGCAGCGCGACTGCGCTCGAAATCGGCATGCACGCGGAAATCGTCTCCGAATTGAGCCACCTCACGGCGGAACACCCGTTGCGCGAGCGGTTGCGGGAACTCCTGATGCTCGCGCTATATCGCAGCGGGCGACAGGCCGAGGCGCTCAGCGTCTACTCGGCCACCCGGAAGTTGCTGATCGAGGAACTCGGTGTCGAGCCCGGTGCGAGCCTGGCCGCGATGCACTCACGGATCCTCTCGGCTGATCCGACGTTGATGAATTCCACAACGGAACCAGGAATTCCGGTCAGCGAGAGCGGGCCGGTCCCGGTGCCCACCCCGCCCGCCCAGCTGCCCGCCGACGTCTCGGACTTCAGCGGTCGCGCGGCCCTGGTCACGGACCTGCGCGAGGTACTGGGACGGGCCTCGGGCCAAGCCGTCGTGGTGACCTCACTGGCCGGCATCGGCGGGGTCGGGAAGACCACCCTGGCCGTCCATGTCGCGCACAGCGTGCGCGCCGAGTTCCCGGACGGTCAGCTCTACGTGGACCTGCGCGGGGTCAGCCCGACGCCCGCCGATCCCGCAGTGGTGCTCGGCGACTTCCTCTTCGCCCTCGGGGTGACCGAGGCACCGGAACCGTTCGACCAGCGGGTCGCGCTCTACCGCTCGGTGCTGGCCGACCGGCGGATGCTGATCATGCTGGACAACGCCCATGACGCGCAGCAGATCGCCCCGCTGATCCCCGGGGTGGCCGGCTGCGCGGTGCTGGCCACCAGCCGCTCCAGGCTCGCCGGGATCCCCGGCGCCCACCTGTTCGACGTCGAGGAGCTGACGCCCGCGGAGGCGCTGGAGCTGTTCGGCGCGATCGCCGGACGGCACCGGGTCGAGGCCGAACCAGAGGCGGCACTCGCCGTGGTGACCTCCTGCGGCTTCCTGCCGCTCGCGGTCCGGATCGCCGCCGCCCGCCTCGCCAGCCGGCCCCGGTGGACGGTCGCGGACCTGGCCAGGCGGTTAGCGGACCAGCGGCGCCGGCTGGACGAACTGCAGCTGGGGAACCTGGCGGTGGAGACCACCCTGGGCCTCGGCTACGGCCAGCTGCGGCCCACCGAGGCGCGTGCCTTCCGGCTGCTCGCCCTGGTCGACTGCCCCGATCTGCCGCTGTCCGCCGTGGCCGCGCTGCTCGGCACCTCCGAGGACGAGGCCGAGGAGGTGGCCGAGGCGCTGGTCGAGGCGAACATGCTGGAGTGCTTCACCCCCGGCCGGTACCGGTACCACGACCTGCTGCGGCTCTTCGCGCAGAAGCAGCGGGAGAAGGTCGCGGACCTGGCGGACACTCAGGCTGCCCTGTTGCGGCTGCTGGCGCTGCTGGTCTCGACGGTCCGCAACGCCGCCCAGATCCTGGAGCCGGACGACCAGCTGATCGAGCCGCTCCAGTTGCTGACCCACCCCGGGGAGCCGTTGAGCGGTGCGGACGCGGCACGCGGCTGGCTGCGGTCGGAGCTGGCGCTCATTCTCGGCGCCATCGACGAGTCGATCGACGGCACACCGGACCTGCTCCGACTGGCGATCGATCTGCTGGTGACCCTGAACACCGTGGCGGACGAGCCGAACCACGCGGAGCGGATCCGTCGGACCCTGGCCATCGCCGACACGGCGGCCAGCGGCCGTTCGGACGACGCCGCACTGGCCCGGGTGCGGTTCGCCCTGGCCTTCTTCGCCTACATGACCGGCGACTACCGCGAGGCCGAGCAGTGCTTCCGTGACTGCCTCGACCTGGTCGGTACTCAGACACCGGGCCTGCGTTCCGCCGCGAGCAGCGCGCTGGGCAGTGTCCTGACCGCCAGCCGTCCCGCCGAAGCGCTGCCGTTCCTCGTGGAAGCCCGCGACCTGTCCAACGCCCTCGCGGCGATGGGCAGCTCGGCCCGCATCCAGGGGAACATCGCCCGGGTCCATCTGAAGCTCGAACAGTGGGACGAGGCCGTCGAATCCGCCGTGTCCGCCGTCGCCACCGCGCGTGCCTCCGGCAATGTTCGCTGCCTGGCCGACACCCTCTACCAGTTCGGTGTCGTGCTGCGCGCCACCGGATCGGCAGCCGAGGCGGCGGCCCAGCTCAGCGAGGCGCACCAGCTCTACCAGGACCAGCAGCAGCGGCTCTGGGAGGGTCTCTCACTGGCCCGGTTGGCCGGGTGCCTGCTGGCGGACGGTCAGCTGGCCGAGGCCGCGAAGGCCGCCGAGGAGGCGCTCACCATTGCCACCGAGATGGACACGGCCTACTGCCAGGGCCTGGCCAACGCCGCCCTCGGTGAAGCGCTGCTCCGCCTGGGTCACCCCGGCCGCGGTCTGACCTGCCTCACCGAGGCGCACGAGATCTTCACCCGGCTCGGTGTGCCGGAGGCCCAAGCCGTGCGGGGCCTCATCGACGAACAGCACACCGAGCCCGACTCCCCGTTCGCGCCGTAG
- a CDS encoding malonic semialdehyde reductase yields MTDNALVLDAAAQDLLFREARTANTFTDEPVTDEQLQAIYDLVKYAPTAFNQQPLRVVLVRSAEARERLVSHMADGNKAKTGSAPLVAVLAADNEFHEELPAQFPAFPQAKDLFFSERPVREGSAAFNGALQVGYFVIGVRAAGLAAGPMTGFNAEGINKEFFADGDHSVLAVVNIGKPGADAWYPRSPRLAYDEVVTTV; encoded by the coding sequence ATGACCGACAACGCGCTCGTTCTCGACGCCGCCGCCCAGGACCTGCTCTTCCGCGAGGCCCGCACCGCGAACACCTTCACCGACGAGCCCGTCACCGACGAGCAGCTCCAGGCGATCTACGACCTGGTGAAGTACGCGCCGACCGCGTTCAACCAGCAGCCGCTGCGCGTCGTCCTGGTCCGTTCCGCCGAGGCCCGCGAGCGCCTGGTGTCGCACATGGCGGACGGCAACAAGGCCAAGACCGGCTCGGCCCCGCTGGTCGCCGTCCTGGCCGCCGACAACGAGTTCCACGAGGAGCTGCCGGCCCAGTTCCCGGCCTTCCCGCAGGCCAAGGACCTCTTCTTCTCGGAGCGCCCGGTCCGCGAGGGCTCGGCGGCGTTCAACGGTGCGCTGCAGGTCGGCTACTTCGTCATCGGCGTGCGCGCCGCCGGCCTGGCGGCCGGCCCGATGACCGGCTTCAACGCCGAGGGCATCAACAAGGAGTTCTTCGCCGACGGTGACCACTCGGTGCTGGCCGTGGTGAACATCGGCAAGCCGGGCGCGGACGCCTGGTACCCGCGCAGCCCGCGGCTGGCCTACGACGAGGTCGTCACCACCGTCTGA
- the glpX gene encoding class II fructose-bisphosphatase has product MTTQHTSHLPLSLEVAPEAPDRNLALELVRVTEAAAMAAGRWVGRGDKNGADGAAVKAMRTLVSTVSMNGVVVIGEGEKDEAPMLYNGERVGDGTGAECDVAVDPVDGTTLTAKGMNNAVAVLAVADRGTMFDPSAVFYMDKLVCGPEAADYVDITAPAAVNIRRVAKAKGSAVEDVTVVVLDRPRHNDLVREIREAGARIKFISDGDVAGAIMAAREGTGIDLLMGVGGTPEGIIAACAMKCMGGVIQGRLWPKDEAEKQKALDAGHDLNRVLSTNDLVSGENVFFVATGITDGELLRGVHYRQETATTSSLVMRSKSGTIRQIDSTHKLAKLRAYSAIDFDRAN; this is encoded by the coding sequence ATGACCACGCAGCACACCTCCCACCTCCCGCTTTCGCTGGAGGTCGCCCCGGAGGCCCCCGACCGGAACCTCGCCCTGGAGCTCGTCCGGGTCACCGAGGCAGCGGCCATGGCGGCCGGCCGCTGGGTCGGCCGTGGCGACAAGAACGGCGCCGACGGCGCGGCCGTCAAGGCCATGCGCACCCTGGTCTCCACCGTCTCGATGAACGGCGTCGTCGTCATCGGTGAAGGGGAGAAGGACGAAGCCCCGATGCTCTACAACGGCGAGCGGGTCGGCGACGGCACCGGCGCCGAGTGCGACGTCGCCGTGGACCCGGTGGACGGCACCACGCTGACCGCCAAGGGCATGAACAACGCCGTCGCGGTGCTCGCCGTGGCCGACCGCGGCACCATGTTCGACCCCAGCGCCGTCTTCTACATGGACAAGCTGGTCTGCGGCCCCGAAGCCGCCGACTACGTCGACATCACCGCCCCCGCCGCCGTCAACATCCGCCGGGTCGCCAAGGCCAAGGGCAGCGCCGTCGAGGACGTCACCGTGGTGGTCCTCGACCGCCCGCGCCACAACGACCTGGTCCGGGAGATCCGCGAGGCGGGCGCCCGGATCAAGTTCATCTCCGACGGCGACGTGGCCGGCGCCATCATGGCCGCCCGCGAGGGCACCGGCATCGACCTGCTGATGGGCGTCGGCGGCACCCCCGAGGGCATCATCGCCGCCTGCGCGATGAAGTGCATGGGCGGCGTCATCCAGGGCCGCCTGTGGCCCAAGGACGAGGCCGAGAAGCAGAAGGCCCTGGACGCCGGCCACGACCTCAACCGGGTGCTCAGCACCAACGACCTGGTCAGTGGCGAGAACGTGTTCTTCGTCGCCACCGGCATCACCGACGGCGAACTGCTGCGCGGCGTCCACTACCGCCAGGAGACCGCCACCACCAGCTCCCTGGTGATGCGCTCCAAGAGCGGCACCATCCGCCAGATCGACTCCACCCACAAGCTCGCCAAGCTGCGGGCGTACAGCGCGATCGACTTCGACCGCGCCAACTGA
- a CDS encoding DUF1707 SHOCT-like domain-containing protein translates to MKKAEQPATRVAEAELRASDADRERIADLLRDAYAEGRLTVDEHAERIEAAYTARTLGELAPLTRDLPTHRPLSVSMEKPVAAPPTPPLPPAREESANLVAIFGGAVRKGRWRVGTHIRATAAFGGVELDLTDAVFESPEVLIEVSALFGGVSIRVPENVTLVGGGVGIFGGFDVREQTAPDPYAPVVRVKGTAIFGGCDAKARRGKKVKEWVRRQLDG, encoded by the coding sequence ATGAAGAAGGCCGAGCAGCCCGCGACCCGGGTGGCCGAGGCCGAGCTGCGTGCCTCGGACGCCGACCGGGAGCGGATCGCCGATCTGCTCCGGGACGCGTACGCCGAGGGCCGACTGACCGTGGACGAGCACGCGGAGCGGATCGAGGCGGCGTACACCGCCAGGACGCTGGGCGAGTTGGCCCCACTCACCCGTGACCTGCCGACCCACCGGCCGCTCTCGGTCTCGATGGAGAAGCCGGTGGCCGCACCGCCGACCCCGCCGCTGCCGCCGGCCCGCGAGGAGTCGGCCAACCTGGTGGCGATCTTCGGTGGCGCGGTCCGCAAGGGCCGCTGGCGGGTCGGCACCCACATCCGGGCGACCGCGGCCTTCGGCGGGGTCGAACTGGACCTCACGGACGCCGTCTTCGAGTCGCCCGAGGTGCTGATCGAGGTCTCGGCGCTGTTCGGCGGGGTGTCCATCCGGGTGCCGGAGAACGTCACCCTGGTCGGCGGCGGAGTGGGCATCTTCGGCGGCTTCGACGTGCGCGAACAGACCGCTCCCGACCCCTACGCACCAGTGGTCCGGGTCAAGGGCACCGCGATCTTCGGCGGCTGCGACGCCAAGGCCCGCCGCGGCAAGAAGGTCAAGGAGTGGGTCCGCCGGCAGCTCGACGGCTGA
- a CDS encoding LLM class F420-dependent oxidoreductase gives MKLGLHYWNYSTPADPAQIAPTLARTARTAEQAGIASFTVMDHYFQMEFQDFTAEEPMLEGYTTLGYLGALTERMTLGLMVTGVMYRHPGLLAKIVTTLDVLSGGRARLGLGASWYEREQRGLGVPWVPVAERFDRLEETLQICLQMWSENNGPYQGRHYQLAETLCVPAPLSRPRPPIMIGGGGEQKTLRLVARYADACNLFGTDVDEVAHKLDVLRAHCATEERDYQAIEKTVMYSRRPVLDRPDEFLAELARLAELGVTEVQVTPSGHPAEFVEQLAQRILPAAAGIG, from the coding sequence GTGAAGCTCGGCCTGCACTACTGGAACTACTCCACCCCCGCCGACCCCGCGCAGATCGCCCCCACCCTGGCCCGTACGGCGCGGACCGCCGAGCAGGCCGGGATCGCCTCGTTCACCGTGATGGACCACTACTTCCAGATGGAGTTCCAGGACTTCACCGCCGAGGAACCGATGCTGGAGGGCTACACCACGCTCGGGTACCTCGGGGCGCTGACCGAGCGGATGACGCTCGGGCTGATGGTCACCGGGGTGATGTACCGCCACCCCGGCCTGCTGGCCAAGATCGTGACCACCCTGGACGTGCTCTCCGGCGGGCGGGCCCGGCTCGGCCTCGGCGCCTCCTGGTACGAGCGGGAGCAGCGCGGTCTCGGCGTCCCGTGGGTCCCGGTGGCCGAGCGGTTCGACCGGCTGGAGGAAACGCTGCAGATCTGCCTGCAGATGTGGAGCGAGAACAACGGCCCCTACCAGGGACGCCACTACCAGCTCGCCGAGACGCTCTGCGTCCCGGCCCCGCTCAGCCGACCGCGACCGCCGATCATGATCGGCGGCGGGGGCGAGCAGAAGACCCTGCGGCTGGTCGCCCGGTACGCGGACGCCTGCAACCTTTTCGGCACCGACGTGGACGAGGTCGCCCACAAGCTCGACGTGCTGCGCGCCCACTGCGCCACCGAGGAGCGCGACTACCAGGCCATCGAGAAGACCGTGATGTACAGCCGCCGCCCGGTGCTCGACCGGCCGGACGAGTTCCTCGCCGAGCTGGCCCGGCTCGCCGAACTGGGCGTCACCGAGGTCCAGGTGACGCCCAGCGGCCACCCGGCGGAGTTCGTCGAGCAGCTCGCGCAGCGGATCCTGCCCGCGGCCGCCGGGATCGGCTGA
- a CDS encoding WhiB family transcriptional regulator produces MRSLDPSEDNPWHTLAACRRDEAGLFFAPSKEPTAARLAREEHAKRVCAGCPVLLSCREHALAQPEPYGVWGGLTAAERRVLLARRRRRATESTLVPVQLERGRIAG; encoded by the coding sequence GTGCGCTCGCTCGACCCGTCGGAGGACAACCCCTGGCACACCCTGGCGGCCTGCCGCCGGGACGAGGCCGGACTCTTCTTCGCCCCCTCCAAGGAGCCGACGGCCGCCCGGCTGGCCCGGGAGGAGCACGCCAAGCGGGTCTGCGCCGGCTGCCCGGTGCTGCTCTCCTGCCGCGAGCACGCCCTCGCCCAGCCGGAACCGTACGGGGTCTGGGGCGGGCTGACGGCTGCCGAGCGCCGGGTGCTGCTGGCCCGCCGCCGGCGCCGCGCGACCGAGAGCACCCTGGTACCGGTCCAGCTCGAACGGGGCCGGATAGCGGGCTGA
- a CDS encoding fumarate hydratase has protein sequence MASTPDFAYSDLLPLGADPTPYRKLTSEGVSTFEAGGRRFLQVEPEALRLLTATAMHDISHYLRPAHLAQLRRILDDPEASPNDRFVALDLLKNVNISAGGILPMCQDTGTAIVMGKRGQNVLTAGADESAIARGVFDAYTKLNLRYSQMAPVTMWDEKNTGSNLPAQIELYATDGDAYKFLFMAKGGGSANKSYLYQETKAILNERSMLAFLEQKIRSLGTAACPPYHLAIVVGGTSAEFALKTAKYASAHYLDELPTSGDAATGHGFRDLELEAKVTELTQKIGIGAQFGGKYFCHDVRVIRLPRHGASLPVAMAVSCSADRQALGKITAEGVFLEQLETDPAKYLPETTDTALTGGSAAGLDDSVVRIDLNQPMSTVRSELSKYPVKTRLSLTGTLVVARDIAHAKIKERLDAGEGMPQYLKDHPVYYAGPAKTPEGYASGSFGPTTAGRMDSYVDQFQAAGGSMVMLAKGNRSKQVTDACAQHGGFYLGSIGGPAARLAQDCIKKVEVLEYAELGMEAVWRIEVEDFPAFIVVDDKGNDFFAETTGAAPLITSIPVRSKQ, from the coding sequence ATGGCATCCACGCCAGACTTCGCCTACTCCGACCTGCTCCCGCTCGGGGCCGACCCCACCCCGTACCGCAAGCTGACCTCGGAGGGCGTCAGCACCTTCGAGGCGGGCGGGCGTCGCTTCCTGCAGGTCGAGCCGGAGGCGCTGCGGCTGCTCACGGCGACCGCCATGCACGACATCTCGCACTACCTGCGCCCGGCGCACCTGGCCCAGCTGCGGCGGATCCTGGACGACCCGGAGGCCAGCCCGAACGACCGCTTCGTGGCGCTGGACCTGCTGAAGAACGTCAACATCTCGGCCGGCGGCATCCTGCCGATGTGCCAGGACACCGGCACCGCGATCGTGATGGGCAAGCGCGGCCAGAACGTGCTGACCGCGGGCGCCGACGAGTCGGCGATCGCCCGCGGCGTCTTCGACGCGTACACCAAGCTCAACCTGCGGTACTCGCAGATGGCCCCGGTCACCATGTGGGACGAGAAGAACACCGGCTCCAACCTGCCCGCGCAGATCGAGCTGTACGCGACCGACGGCGACGCGTACAAGTTCCTCTTCATGGCCAAGGGCGGCGGCAGCGCCAACAAGTCGTACCTGTACCAGGAGACCAAGGCGATCCTCAACGAGCGTTCGATGCTCGCCTTCCTGGAGCAGAAGATCCGCTCGCTCGGCACCGCGGCCTGCCCGCCCTACCACCTGGCGATCGTGGTCGGCGGCACCAGCGCCGAGTTCGCGCTGAAGACCGCCAAGTACGCCTCCGCGCACTACCTGGACGAGCTGCCGACCAGCGGCGACGCGGCCACCGGCCACGGCTTCCGGGACTTGGAGCTGGAGGCCAAGGTCACCGAGCTGACCCAGAAGATCGGCATCGGCGCCCAGTTCGGCGGCAAGTACTTCTGCCACGACGTGCGGGTGATCCGGCTGCCCCGGCACGGCGCCTCGCTGCCGGTCGCGATGGCCGTCTCCTGCTCGGCCGACCGCCAGGCGCTGGGCAAGATCACCGCTGAGGGTGTCTTCCTGGAGCAGTTGGAGACCGACCCGGCCAAGTACCTGCCGGAGACCACCGACACTGCGCTGACTGGCGGCTCCGCCGCGGGCCTGGACGACTCGGTGGTCCGGATCGACCTCAACCAGCCGATGTCGACGGTCCGTTCGGAGCTCTCCAAGTACCCGGTGAAGACCCGCCTGTCGCTCACCGGCACCCTGGTGGTGGCCCGCGACATCGCGCACGCCAAGATCAAGGAGCGGCTGGACGCGGGCGAGGGCATGCCGCAGTACCTCAAGGACCACCCGGTCTACTACGCCGGCCCCGCCAAGACCCCCGAGGGCTACGCCTCCGGCTCCTTCGGCCCCACCACGGCGGGCCGGATGGACTCCTACGTGGACCAGTTCCAGGCGGCCGGCGGCTCGATGGTGATGCTCGCCAAGGGCAACCGCTCCAAGCAGGTCACCGACGCCTGCGCCCAGCACGGCGGCTTCTACCTCGGCTCGATCGGCGGCCCGGCCGCCCGGCTGGCCCAGGACTGCATCAAGAAGGTCGAGGTGCTGGAGTACGCCGAGCTCGGCATGGAGGCGGTCTGGCGGATCGAGGTGGAGGACTTCCCGGCGTTCATCGTGGTGGACGACAAGGGCAACGACTTCTTCGCCGAGACCACCGGCGCCGCGCCGCTGATCACCAGCATCCCGGTGCGCTCGAAGCAGTGA
- a CDS encoding class I SAM-dependent methyltransferase: MTTGQISDPARGRTAGTTASTGTAPTCRSAERTLQALAFDAIGTRYSEAFPAKAGQLAAGRRLLDELAPGDQVLDIGCGIGDPTTRQLAAGGLAVTAVDLSDGMLSLARQALPGAAEYHRMDLFDLATERAETAWGLPALGPAGAGTFAAATAFFSLILLPQHEIRVALGRIRTLLRPGGLLALGLVEADLDDYPMVFLGQEIRISGFLREELTEVLRQTGFTVEALNGRPYAPACTALPPEEQLFLHCRRTP; this comes from the coding sequence GTGACGACGGGACAGATATCGGACCCCGCCCGGGGCAGGACCGCTGGGACCACTGCGTCCACCGGGACCGCACCGACCTGCCGCAGTGCCGAACGGACCCTGCAGGCACTGGCCTTCGACGCGATCGGCACTCGGTACAGCGAGGCGTTCCCGGCCAAGGCGGGCCAGTTGGCCGCCGGCCGACGGCTGTTGGACGAGCTGGCGCCGGGTGACCAGGTGCTCGACATCGGCTGCGGCATCGGCGATCCGACCACCCGTCAACTGGCTGCGGGCGGGCTCGCGGTCACCGCGGTGGACCTCTCCGACGGCATGCTGTCGCTGGCCAGGCAGGCACTGCCCGGGGCCGCCGAGTACCACCGGATGGACTTGTTCGACCTGGCCACCGAGCGCGCCGAGACGGCCTGGGGGCTGCCCGCGCTCGGTCCCGCGGGGGCGGGCACCTTTGCCGCCGCCACCGCGTTCTTCTCATTGATCCTGCTGCCGCAGCACGAGATCCGGGTGGCGCTGGGGCGGATCAGGACACTGCTGCGGCCGGGCGGGCTGCTGGCGCTGGGGTTGGTCGAGGCCGATCTGGACGACTATCCGATGGTCTTCCTCGGCCAGGAGATCAGAATCAGCGGCTTCCTGCGCGAAGAGCTGACCGAGGTGCTGCGGCAGACCGGCTTCACGGTGGAGGCGTTGAACGGCCGGCCGTACGCGCCGGCGTGTACGGCGCTGCCGCCGGAGGAGCAACTCTTCCTGCACTGCCGTCGAACCCCCTGA
- a CDS encoding DUF4245 domain-containing protein, with protein sequence MRGRQTVRDMVLSMLAVMGVALVAYLTIPHSSSGDGVHVVDYGAELASAKRAAPYPVLAPQGLSDKWRATSVHYRKDADGHAGWHLGFVTPDGKYASVEQSDAPRNDLLKVVVTGYAPDGSSTIDGQPWARYQGDHYRSVTESTGAATTVVAGSASYQELDQLAQALKP encoded by the coding sequence ATGAGAGGGCGGCAGACGGTACGGGACATGGTCCTGTCCATGCTCGCCGTCATGGGTGTGGCCCTGGTGGCGTATCTGACGATCCCGCACAGCAGCAGTGGTGACGGGGTTCACGTCGTGGACTACGGTGCGGAGCTCGCCTCCGCCAAGCGCGCGGCGCCGTACCCGGTGCTGGCGCCACAGGGGCTGTCGGACAAGTGGCGGGCGACCTCGGTGCACTACCGCAAGGACGCCGACGGCCACGCCGGCTGGCACCTGGGCTTCGTCACCCCGGACGGCAAGTACGCCTCCGTCGAGCAGAGCGACGCACCCAGGAACGACCTGCTCAAGGTCGTGGTCACCGGCTACGCGCCGGACGGCAGCTCGACCATCGACGGCCAGCCCTGGGCCCGCTACCAGGGCGACCACTACCGCAGTGTGACCGAGAGCACGGGCGCGGCCACCACGGTGGTCGCCGGCAGCGCCTCGTACCAGGAGCTCGACCAGCTGGCGCAGGCGCTCAAGCCCTGA